Proteins from a genomic interval of Alphaproteobacteria bacterium:
- a CDS encoding GTP cyclohydrolase II, translating to MSGKGHIILTSHRPHGTVAPPAVTWGAATAAERGPVVATLTDAEQRNAIGTHAGSYSLYRALAVSSGHLDPGHVPDLTDTHPVVEIGPYPQWQGAGGIVSLDPYGHLIGEVFAAELAAGMDIRPTIAVTQARLGIAEIREAITAGRLKPDGRVLTDEGEVRVTKAAIDPVWHLPGLAQRFGVDQTDLRRQLFEHTGGMYPELVTRSDLEVFVPPIGGQTAYIIGDPAHLPDADYPVACRVHDECNGSDVFGSDICTCRPYLIHGIEACIEMAQQGGVGLIVYNRKEGRSLGEVTKFLVYNARKRQDGGDTAATYFERTECVAGVQDARFQELMPDVLHWLGVSRIDRFVSMSDLKHDAITAQEISVGERVEIPDELVPSDAAVEMAAKKAAGYYVEDEPEDAETLAGVTGRTLG from the coding sequence ATGTCGGGCAAAGGCCACATTATCCTCACTTCCCACCGCCCGCACGGCACGGTGGCGCCGCCGGCCGTCACCTGGGGCGCGGCAACGGCGGCCGAACGCGGGCCGGTGGTGGCGACGCTGACCGATGCCGAACAACGCAACGCCATCGGCACCCACGCCGGCTCCTATTCGCTCTACCGGGCCCTGGCCGTATCGTCGGGCCATCTCGATCCCGGCCACGTGCCCGACCTCACCGACACCCATCCGGTGGTCGAGATCGGCCCCTATCCGCAATGGCAAGGCGCCGGGGGCATCGTCTCGCTCGATCCCTACGGCCACCTGATCGGCGAAGTCTTTGCCGCCGAGCTGGCCGCCGGCATGGACATTCGCCCCACCATCGCCGTGACCCAGGCCCGGCTCGGCATCGCCGAGATCCGCGAGGCCATCACGGCCGGCCGGCTCAAGCCCGACGGCCGGGTGCTGACCGACGAGGGCGAGGTGCGGGTGACCAAAGCCGCCATCGATCCGGTCTGGCATCTGCCCGGCCTGGCCCAGCGCTTCGGCGTCGACCAGACCGATCTCCGCCGCCAACTCTTCGAACACACCGGCGGCATGTACCCCGAACTGGTGACGCGCTCCGACCTCGAGGTCTTCGTGCCGCCCATCGGCGGCCAGACCGCCTACATCATCGGCGACCCGGCGCACCTGCCCGATGCCGACTATCCCGTGGCCTGCCGGGTGCACGACGAATGCAACGGCTCCGATGTCTTCGGCTCCGACATCTGCACCTGCCGGCCCTACCTGATCCACGGCATCGAAGCCTGCATCGAAATGGCCCAGCAGGGCGGCGTCGGCCTCATCGTCTATAACCGCAAGGAAGGCCGGTCGCTCGGTGAAGTAACCAAATTCCTGGTCTACAACGCCCGCAAGCGCCAGGACGGCGGCGACACCGCGGCCACCTATTTCGAGCGCACCGAATGCGTGGCCGGCGTCCAGGACGCCCGCTTCCAGGAACTCATGCCCGACGTGCTGCACTGGTTGGGCGTCTCGCGTATCGACCGTTTCGTCTCCATGTCGGATCTCAAGCACGACGCCATCACGGCGCAAGAGATCAGCGTCGGCGAGCGCGTCGAAATCCCGGACGAGTTGGTGCCCAGTGATGCCGCCGTCGAGATGGCGGCCAAGAAGGCGGCCGGCTACTACGTCGAGGACGAGCCCGAGGACGCCGAAACCCTGGCCGGCGTGACGGGCCGCACCCTCGGGTGA
- a CDS encoding isochorismatase family protein: MSDDITKALEKIFAADSELYQDRGFQRRIGFGQRPALINIDLANAWTRPGYAFSCDNMDVIIPAVQDLLAASRAKRIPIVYTTTAYNVTEGPNSDMGLWHKKIPAELLQLGSEDCQIDDRIAPEADEQVIVKKRASAFHGTYLAGFLRARQVDTVIITGVTMAGCVRHTTEDAIAEGFRPIVVRQAVGDRVAGVVEWNLFDIDAKFGDVEPVETVLDYLDGLELRND, translated from the coding sequence ATGTCCGACGACATCACCAAGGCCCTGGAAAAGATCTTCGCCGCCGATTCCGAGCTCTACCAGGATCGCGGCTTCCAGCGCCGCATTGGCTTCGGCCAGCGCCCGGCGCTGATCAACATCGATCTGGCCAACGCTTGGACGCGGCCGGGTTACGCCTTTTCTTGCGACAACATGGACGTCATCATCCCCGCCGTGCAGGATCTGCTGGCGGCATCCCGGGCCAAGCGCATCCCCATCGTCTATACGACAACCGCCTACAACGTCACCGAAGGGCCCAATTCCGATATGGGGCTGTGGCACAAGAAGATCCCGGCCGAGCTCTTGCAATTGGGCTCCGAGGACTGCCAGATCGACGACCGCATCGCGCCTGAGGCCGACGAGCAGGTCATCGTCAAGAAACGCGCCAGCGCCTTCCATGGCACCTATCTGGCCGGATTCCTGCGGGCGCGGCAGGTCGACACCGTGATCATCACCGGCGTCACCATGGCCGGCTGCGTGCGCCACACCACCGAGGACGCCATTGCCGAGGGCTTCCGGCCCATCGTGGTGCGCCAGGCGGTGGGCGACCGGGTGGCAGGCGTCGTGGAATGGAACCTCTTCGACATCGATGCCAAGTTCGGCGACGTCGAGCCCGTCGAGACCGTCCTCGACTACCTCGACGGCCTCGAGCTGCGCAACGACTGA
- the upp gene encoding uracil phosphoribosyltransferase yields the protein MHENVTVADHPLIQHKLTLMRAVDTSTAQFRQLLREISLLLAYEVTRDLELKNTTITTPLEEMSAPVLEGKKLCFVSILRAGNGLLEGMLDLVPSARVAHVGLYRDPQTLVPIEYYLKAPEALEARVCIVVDPMLATGNSAVAAVSRIKEAGATRLKFACLLAAPEGIENFVSEHPDVPMVTAAIDRQLNDHGYILPGLGDAGDRMYGTK from the coding sequence ATGCATGAAAACGTAACAGTCGCCGATCATCCGCTGATCCAGCACAAACTCACGCTGATGCGCGCCGTGGATACCTCGACGGCGCAGTTCCGCCAGCTCCTGCGCGAGATCAGCCTGTTGCTGGCCTACGAGGTGACGCGCGACCTGGAGCTCAAGAACACCACCATCACGACGCCGCTGGAAGAGATGTCGGCGCCGGTGCTGGAGGGCAAGAAGCTTTGCTTCGTCTCGATCCTGCGGGCCGGCAACGGCTTGTTGGAAGGCATGCTCGACCTGGTGCCCTCGGCCCGCGTGGCGCATGTTGGCCTCTACCGCGACCCCCAGACCCTGGTGCCCATCGAATACTACCTCAAGGCGCCCGAGGCCCTGGAGGCCCGGGTCTGCATCGTCGTCGATCCCATGCTGGCCACCGGCAACTCGGCCGTGGCCGCCGTCAGCCGCATCAAGGAGGCCGGCGCCACGCGGCTCAAGTTCGCCTGCCTGCTGGCCGCCCCCGAGGGCATCGAGAATTTCGTTTCCGAGCATCCCGACGTGCCGATGGTGACCGCCGCCATCGACCGTCAGCTCAACGACCACGGCTACATATTGCCGGGCCTGGGCGATGCCGGCGACCGCATGTACGGCACCAAATAG
- a CDS encoding DUF1688 family protein yields the protein MKAALATPEAVRERCTALLTLAEEDALAHFHLVPERLEAAASLVAEVTKETYPDLRVPLHSRWRHFELAGRDLWAEILARKPDLGRPARARAEFELAIVSVMLDAGAGATWRYHDGETDLVLGRSEGLALASLRLFASGSLSEHPESDPLRADVAALAAFTAADLGRAFQVSDQNPLVGLVGRAAVLNGLGRSFAARGSRPGELYDQLVGEAKEGRLPARAILVAVLEGLALSDVGCHAQAPGGLIPFHKLSQWLSYSLIEPLQHAGLTITDPDGLTGLAEYRNGGLFIDSGVLEARNSATLTQTWPAYSELVVEWRALTVALLDRLAPLVRERLGLGPAELPLGAVLQGGSWAAGRRLAASMRGGRPPIAVDSDGTLF from the coding sequence GTGAAAGCAGCCCTGGCGACACCCGAGGCGGTGCGCGAGCGCTGCACCGCACTGCTGACCCTGGCCGAAGAGGATGCGCTGGCGCATTTCCACCTTGTGCCCGAACGCCTCGAAGCTGCGGCCTCGCTGGTCGCCGAGGTGACCAAGGAGACCTATCCCGATCTGCGGGTGCCGCTGCACAGTCGCTGGCGCCATTTCGAACTGGCGGGCCGCGATCTTTGGGCCGAGATCCTGGCCCGAAAACCTGACCTCGGCCGCCCGGCTCGGGCTCGGGCCGAGTTCGAACTGGCCATCGTTTCGGTGATGCTCGATGCCGGGGCGGGGGCCACCTGGCGCTACCACGACGGCGAAACCGACCTCGTGCTCGGCCGTTCCGAGGGCCTGGCGCTGGCCAGCCTGCGGCTCTTCGCATCCGGCAGCCTCAGCGAGCATCCCGAGAGCGATCCCCTGCGCGCCGACGTGGCCGCCTTGGCCGCGTTCACGGCGGCCGATCTCGGCCGCGCCTTCCAGGTCTCGGATCAGAACCCACTGGTCGGACTGGTCGGACGGGCCGCCGTTTTGAATGGGCTCGGCCGATCCTTTGCCGCCCGGGGATCGCGGCCCGGCGAGCTCTATGACCAGCTCGTCGGCGAGGCCAAGGAAGGCCGCTTGCCGGCCCGGGCAATTCTCGTTGCCGTGCTCGAGGGTTTGGCGTTGAGTGACGTGGGCTGCCATGCCCAGGCGCCGGGCGGCCTAATCCCCTTCCACAAGCTTTCGCAATGGCTCAGCTATTCGCTGATCGAGCCCTTGCAGCATGCGGGACTGACGATCACCGATCCTGATGGCCTGACCGGGCTGGCCGAATACAGAAACGGCGGCCTCTTTATCGATAGCGGCGTCTTGGAGGCGCGAAACAGCGCCACACTCACCCAGACCTGGCCGGCGTATAGCGAGCTGGTGGTGGAATGGCGGGCGCTGACGGTGGCGCTGCTGGACCGGCTGGCGCCGTTGGTCCGCGAGCGCCTGGGTCTGGGGCCGGCCGAGCTGCCGCTGGGCGCCGTGTTGCAGGGCGGCAGCTGGGCCGCCGGGCGGCGCCTGGCCGCTTCGATGCGCGGCGGCCGGCCGCCCATCGCAGTCGACAGCGACGGCACGCTGTTCTAA
- a CDS encoding CoA transferase produces MTIAAKERDQRLKGPLAGIRVIEMGQLLAGPFTASRLADFGAEVIKVETPGAGDPMREWGHHRYQGKCLWWPILARNKKSVTANLREEKGQEMVRKLLAGADVLIENFKPGTIEKWGLGPEALHAINPGLVIVRISGFGQTGPYSSRPGFASVGEAMGGLRYINGFPDQPPPRAGISLGDTLTGMFAVQGCLMALYWRDALGGGRGQVVDASITESCFAFMEGALPEYQKLGVIREPSGTG; encoded by the coding sequence ATGACCATCGCAGCCAAAGAGCGCGATCAGCGGCTGAAGGGGCCGCTGGCCGGTATCCGGGTGATCGAGATGGGCCAGTTGCTGGCCGGGCCCTTCACGGCGTCCAGGCTGGCCGACTTCGGTGCCGAGGTCATCAAGGTGGAGACGCCGGGCGCCGGCGATCCCATGCGCGAGTGGGGCCATCACCGCTACCAGGGGAAGTGTCTCTGGTGGCCCATCCTGGCCCGCAACAAGAAATCGGTGACGGCGAATTTGCGCGAGGAGAAGGGCCAGGAGATGGTGCGCAAGCTGCTGGCCGGGGCCGACGTGTTGATCGAGAACTTCAAGCCCGGCACCATCGAAAAGTGGGGTCTCGGCCCCGAGGCGCTGCACGCCATCAACCCCGGCCTGGTCATCGTGCGCATTTCGGGCTTCGGCCAGACCGGGCCCTATTCCTCGCGGCCGGGCTTCGCCAGCGTCGGCGAGGCCATGGGCGGGCTACGCTACATCAACGGCTTCCCCGACCAGCCGCCGCCCCGGGCCGGCATCTCGCTGGGCGACACGCTGACCGGCATGTTCGCGGTCCAGGGCTGTTTGATGGCGCTTTACTGGCGCGACGCCCTGGGTGGCGGTCGTGGCCAGGTGGTGGATGCCTCGATCACCGAAAGCTGCTTCGCCTTCATGGAAGGGGCGCTGCCGGAATACCAAAAGCTCGGCGTCATCCGCGAGCCCTCGGGCACTGG
- a CDS encoding alpha/beta hydrolase: MPVAWINDHEMYYEVHGSGVPLLCMTGWGTFCHGNTGLMARGLLENYQCIAFDHRGLGLSGDNYSQRPTMRLYADDAAGLLDHLGLANVHIVGLVGMGACIGQEMAINRPDLVRSMTNMGAWAHCDPYLHDMLEMLREVHRAMGWAEFQKQVTVLSFLPEFYNQNKARLLGPDGGWADLYGRYEAHSRLIDACLSHDTRERLHLIQAPSLILHAGQDKVNPPRTTLPLEEGIPNARGVLMEDVAHVVAGKEQKKRFCEILLGFLAEVDAATEPGATGTESSR, translated from the coding sequence ATGCCCGTCGCATGGATCAACGATCACGAGATGTACTACGAGGTTCACGGCAGCGGCGTGCCCTTGCTGTGCATGACGGGCTGGGGCACCTTCTGCCACGGCAATACCGGCCTGATGGCGCGCGGCCTGCTGGAGAACTACCAATGCATCGCCTTCGACCACCGCGGCCTGGGCCTCTCGGGCGACAATTACTCGCAACGCCCCACCATGCGGCTTTATGCCGACGATGCGGCGGGGCTGTTGGACCATTTGGGGCTCGCCAACGTGCATATCGTCGGCCTGGTGGGCATGGGCGCCTGCATCGGCCAGGAAATGGCCATCAACCGTCCCGATCTGGTGCGCAGCATGACCAACATGGGGGCCTGGGCGCATTGCGACCCCTATCTCCACGACATGCTGGAGATGCTGCGCGAGGTGCACCGCGCCATGGGCTGGGCCGAATTCCAAAAGCAGGTGACGGTGCTCTCGTTCCTGCCCGAGTTTTATAACCAGAACAAGGCACGGCTGTTGGGCCCGGACGGCGGCTGGGCCGACCTTTACGGCCGCTACGAGGCGCATTCTCGGCTGATCGATGCCTGCCTCAGCCACGACACGCGCGAGCGTTTGCACCTGATCCAAGCGCCCTCGCTGATCCTCCATGCCGGCCAGGACAAAGTGAATCCGCCGCGCACCACGCTACCCCTCGAAGAGGGCATCCCAAATGCCCGGGGCGTGCTGATGGAGGACGTGGCCCACGTGGTAGCGGGCAAGGAGCAGAAGAAGCGCTTTTGCGAAATCCTGCTGGGCTTTTTGGCCGAGGTCGACGCGGCCACAGAGCCCGGCGCCACGGGCACGGAGAGTTCCCGATGA